Below is a window of Ralstonia nicotianae DNA.
TGCCTCAGTCCCAGCCTGAGGCTGGGTCAATGTATCGCAGATTGCGGCGCACACACCAGTGGCCGAAACTGAGGCATCTGCAACCCCCACGCCCCCACATGGAATCCGCCACGCCGCTGCTGTTCGGCGCGGGCCTGCTTGCCGGCGCGATGAACGCGCTGGCCGGCGGCGGCTCGTTCGTGACCCTGCCCGCGCTGATGTTCGCGGGCGTGCCCTCGGTCTCGGCCAATGCGTCGAGCACGGTCGCCCTGCTGCCCGGCGCGGCCACATCCGCCTGGGCATACCGGCGCGACTATCGCGGCTTCGAGCAGGTATCGATGCGGGCCATGGTGGCGGTGAGCCTGACCGGCGGGCTGGCCGGCGCGCTGCTGCTGCTGTTCACGCCGTCGCGCGCGTTCGACTTCATTGTGCCGTGGCTGCTGCTGGTGGGCTCGCTCGCCTTTGCGTTCGGCAGGCAGGCCGGCGCATGGCTGCGCCGGCGGATGCGGATCGGCCGGCCTGCGCTGCTGCTCGCGCAGGGCGCGCTGGCCGTCTACGGCGGCTACTTCGGCGGGGCGGTGGGGATCATGATGATGGCGGTGTGGTCCCTGCTCGGCCATGACGACCTCCGCGCGCTCAACGCCTCGCGCACGCTGCTGGTGGGCGCGACCAACGTGGTGGCCGTGCTGTGCTTTGCCGCCGCGAAGCTGGTCTGGTGGCCGCAGACGCTGGTGATGCTGGCCGCCGCCGCGCTGGGCGGCTACCTGGGTGCGCACGTGGCGCGTCGCCTGCCGGTGCCGGTCGTGCGGCTGCTGATCTCCGCCTTCGGCTTTTCGATGACGGCGCTGCTGTTCTGGCGCGCGTGGTCGCATGCCTGACACGCACCCAAGCCGCCATGCCGCGCGTCCATCCCGCTCACGGCAAACCGGCTGCGCCACGCTGCCATCGCGGCCCAACGTTTGCGCCTGCCGCGCACCGTGTCCGGCCCGCGGGCAGCAAGGCCGGATCGGCCATCCCGTGCGCCGATCGCTTCCGCGCGCAAATCATCTTCTTCGTTGCGCGCGGTATCGCCATCCTGATCGTGGCTGTAGCGATCGGATTCGATGCAACGGAACGCGGAATGGAAAGCGGAACGCATGGCCCATCCCCCACTTCGTCGCACGCGACAGCACGTTGAAGCTGCGGTATGATCCGCCCCCGGTCCGAACCAGCAAAGAAAAAGCCCGCGGGCCGGGGGGCGGGCGGGCTTAACATCTTCAGCCTTTAACGACGAAAGATGGTCGGGTGTGCTTTGTGAATGAGCATGCGCCGGAATTCACAAAGCGAGGCCATTATAAAAAGGGCACGCCCCTCGCCATACCCCAACGACGAGGGGGGTCTGCACACGCCTTTCGTACACCGCTCGCCCCCATCTAATCACTGAACGCGGCGTCCAACGTTTGCGGTGTCAGCAGCCCGCTCGACGCATGCCGCCGGCCATCGGTCCGCAGGATCAGCGTCCTCGGCAACTCGCCCTGCCACTCGGGGTCGAACGCGGCGCGCAGGCGCTCCGGCATGGCCTCGGCGTTGGCGTACTGCGGCACATGCGCGAGGCCGATGCGGGCATCGCGCACCAGCGGCGCCAATGCGCGGTTCAGCATCGCAGCCTGCTCAGGGCCGTCCATGGCCACCATCACCACATCCACACGCCGCCGACCGGCGCGCCGCCACTCGGCGATGCGGGCGATGTTCTCGCGGCAGTAGCTGCAATCGAGCGCCCAGAGCTCGACGATGAGCGGGCGCGGCCGCGGTGTCCGCAGCATGGCCTGCACGTCGCCGGCATGCAGCGGCTGGAACCGCAGGGCACCGTCCGCATGTGCCGCCAGCACGGCGACCGACAGCGCCAAACCCATCGCCACCGATTTCCAGCGGCTCATGGCGCGGCCTCCAGGGCGGCGTCGGGCGGCACGGCATCGGTCACGTCGATGAGGCGGTAGCCCTCGGCCTGCGTGCGCCATGACAGGTAGACATGGCGATCGCGCGCCAGCAGCTGCGGATGATCGCTGCCGCCGTCGGTGCGCGCGAGGCTGGCGGGCGCGCTCCAGTGCGCTCCGCCGTCGGTCGACTTGCGCAGCAGGATCTGCATGCGGTCATCGGCGAACTGCTTCCATGCCAGCCAGAGCGCGCCGTCCGCGGACAGCAGCGCCGGATGCGAAGCCTGCGCGCCGGCCTGCGCCGCGCCGGTGAACGCCCAGGCTCCGCCCACCGGCTTGCCGTCGGCGGACAGGCGGCTGTAGAACAGCCCCGGCTTGCCCTGCGCCATGGAGAACCACGCCATGTGCCGCATACCGTCCGCCGTTACGGCCAGCGCCGGGCCGTGATGGGGGCAGGCCTCGACCCGCCAGTCGGAGAAGGTGGCGCGCGTGGTGGTCGGTGGCGTTGCGTCGACGGGCAGCGCCGCCAGCGCGTGATCGCGGATCTGGCCGGCGAAGACGTTGCGCCACAGGGCCAGCATGCGGCCATCCGCATCGGGCGCGAGCGCGATGCGGCAGCACTCGCAGGTCTGGTCGGCAACCTTGCGCTCCGGCGCGAAGGTGGCGCCGCGATCGGTGGAGACGGTGTAGTAGACCGCCGCCCCGTCATACGGCTGCCCCGCCGCCTGCGCGCGCAGCAAATCGCGCTTGTCGATCCAGGTGATGAAGAGGCGGCCAGCGCCGTCCACCGCGATGGAATCGAAGCGGTGCGTGATCGGCTGCCGGTCGTGGTGGACCGTCGCGGGCGCGCTCCAGGTCCGGCCGCCGTCGAGCGAGCGCGAGAAGCGGACAAACCCGGTGTACGGCGCCTCCAGCGGGCGCGACCAGGTCACGTAGAGTGCGCCGTCGGGGCTGGCGAGCACCTTGGGGCGGTTCTCGCCGTCGGTGTAGATGGGCTCGGGCTGCGGATTGAGGCGCCGGGGCGCCGACCATGTCATGCCCAGATCGTCGGACCACGCGACCACCACGTGCCGGCCCTCGGCCCGGGTCACCCACAGACGGCCGGCCGGGTCGAACGCGGCGGTGGTGGCGAGCTGCGGCTTGGCCGCCTGCGCGGCGGTGCCGCCATGCTCGTGGCCTGCGTGCGCGCCGGCCAGCGTCGCCGCCAGCGACAGCAGCAGTCCGGCCGTCAGCCGGGAGATCGGATGCATCATAGACGCCATTTCAGTTGCCCATAAAAGGTCCGGGACGGATACGGGTGATAGACGAAGTACCGCCGGTCGGTCAGGTTGTCGACGCCCAGCGCCAGCGTGACATGCTTGTCGACGCGGTAGCCGGCCTTGAGATCCACGGTGAAGAAGCGGCTGGTGCCGCCATAGACCTCGGGCAGCACGTCGGTGTTGTCGAGCGTGCCGTACTGCCGCCCCGAATAGCGTAGCCCCGCGCCGAGAGTCCAGCCGGCGCTCGCGTGCCAGCTGGCGAACAGGTTGGCCCGCACGCGCGGCATGCGCGGCCAGACCTTGCCGACATAGGCCGGGTTGGCGGCATCGGCCAGCGTCCTGGCTTGCGTGAAGGCGGCATTGGCCTCGATGTCCACGCCGCGCACGCCCAGATCGCGCGCCACATCCTGCCCGGAATACGCCAGCTCGATGCCGCGCGTGCGCACGCGGTCGACGTTCTGCACGCTGGTCACGTTGGGCGTGACGGTGATGTTGGTCTGCGTGTAGAGGCTGTCGCGCACGTCGCTCTGGAACAGGCTGGCGCGCAGCATGCCGCTGGTCACCGCCTGCTCGACGGTGAAGTCGAGGTCGTTGGCGCGCTCGGGCTTGAGGTTGGGGTCGTTGTTGACGATGGTGTTGCCGCTGATGCTGCCCTGGAACAGCTCGGCCACGGTTGGGAAGCGCACCGCGCGGCCGTATGACAAGCGCAGCAGCATGTCCTGCGTGGCCTGCCATTGCAGCGCCGCCTTGGGCGAGAAGGCATCTTCCGTGCGTCCGGCGTAGCCCAGCGTGGTGCCGGCGTTGCCGAGCCGGCCGTTGTCGGCGCGCCAGGTTTCGTAACGCAGCCCCAGCGTCGCCAGCCAGCGCGGCGCGAAGGCCCAGGCATCCTGCGCGAACAGGGCCTGCGTGCGGGTATCGCCCTGGTAGCTGGACTTGAGCGTCGACAGCGTCTCGGTGGGCCAGTGGCTCGCGTTGAAGGTCCGGTTGCGCAGGTGGTACTGGTCGTAGTGGTAGCCGGTCGTGACGGTATGGCCCGACACCGTGGGCGAGACCGCCTTGAGGTCGAAGTTGGACCAGCCCGTGCCGTCGCCGTAGAACACCGTGCCGGGGCCGCCGGCCGACGCCGTGTTCGATGCGCGCAGGATGTCGCGCGTGACGTCGTAGGCGGAAGCGTTGGCATCGAGCTTCCAGTCGCCCACCCGGCCCTTGACGCCGAGGCCGTAGAGCCAGTTCTCCTGATCGCCGTTCTGCGGCGCGAAGGCGTTCTGGGCGATGGTGTACGGCGTGCCGCCGATCAGCACATTGCCGCCGGTGACCACGTTGCCGGCCGCCGCCGGGGTCGCATCGCGCAGGAAGCTTTCGGCGCGGTCGGCGAAGTGGTTCTCCCAGTGGCCGAGCGTGAGCGTGGCCTCCAGGCGTTCGCTGAAGGCGTAGCCCAGGCGCAGGGTTTCCTGCAGCTGCTGCGTGCGCTCGAGCATCTGCGCCCCGAGGATCACGCG
It encodes the following:
- a CDS encoding sulfite exporter TauE/SafE family protein — protein: MESATPLLFGAGLLAGAMNALAGGGSFVTLPALMFAGVPSVSANASSTVALLPGAATSAWAYRRDYRGFEQVSMRAMVAVSLTGGLAGALLLLFTPSRAFDFIVPWLLLVGSLAFAFGRQAGAWLRRRMRIGRPALLLAQGALAVYGGYFGGAVGIMMMAVWSLLGHDDLRALNASRTLLVGATNVVAVLCFAAAKLVWWPQTLVMLAAAALGGYLGAHVARRLPVPVVRLLISAFGFSMTALLFWRAWSHA
- a CDS encoding sialidase/neuraminidase family protein — translated: MASMMHPISRLTAGLLLSLAATLAGAHAGHEHGGTAAQAAKPQLATTAAFDPAGRLWVTRAEGRHVVVAWSDDLGMTWSAPRRLNPQPEPIYTDGENRPKVLASPDGALYVTWSRPLEAPYTGFVRFSRSLDGGRTWSAPATVHHDRQPITHRFDSIAVDGAGRLFITWIDKRDLLRAQAAGQPYDGAAVYYTVSTDRGATFAPERKVADQTCECCRIALAPDADGRMLALWRNVFAGQIRDHALAALPVDATPPTTTRATFSDWRVEACPHHGPALAVTADGMRHMAWFSMAQGKPGLFYSRLSADGKPVGGAWAFTGAAQAGAQASHPALLSADGALWLAWKQFADDRMQILLRKSTDGGAHWSAPASLARTDGGSDHPQLLARDRHVYLSWRTQAEGYRLIDVTDAVPPDAALEAAP
- a CDS encoding thioredoxin domain-containing protein, which translates into the protein MSRWKSVAMGLALSVAVLAAHADGALRFQPLHAGDVQAMLRTPRPRPLIVELWALDCSYCRENIARIAEWRRAGRRRVDVVMVAMDGPEQAAMLNRALAPLVRDARIGLAHVPQYANAEAMPERLRAAFDPEWQGELPRTLILRTDGRRHASSGLLTPQTLDAAFSD